CAGCAAGCAGGCCGCGCAGAAGCGCTTCGTGGCCCGGACGACCGCGTCGACGCCCGCCGTAGACATGTCGGCAGGATTCGGCCAGTTCTCGGAGCACGCGCGTCGCACGGTCGTGGTCGCGCAGGAGGAGGCACGGGCCGGCAGCCACGGCGAGACGGTGGTCGGCCACCTCGTCCTGGGGCTGCTCAGCCAGCCCGACGCGCTCGGGACGCGCGCGCTCGCAGCCCAGGTGGAGGCGGCTGCGGTCCGTGCGGCCGTCGCGAACGTCCTCCCCGATCCCGTCGACGACGTCCCGGCGTTGATTCCCTTCGACTCCGGTGCCCGCGAGGTGCTCGAGGGCACCTTCGCGCAGGCTCAGCGTCTCGGGCACTCCTGGGTCGGGACGGAGCACGTCCTGCTCGCCGTCCTCGACCACGCACCGGTCGGTGACGTGCTCGCCAGCACCGGCGTGGACCGCGCGGCCATCGAGGCGTTCGTGGTGGCAGACGTCGCCGAGCACGTCGACCAGGAGGGCGGCGCCTGACCTCAGGCGTGCAGCCGGGCGAGGATCCGCTGCTCCGTCTCGCCGTCGATACCGGCGGGCTGTCGCTCGGGATGGGTCGAGGGAATTGCGCCCTCGGTCCGGAGCCATGCCCAGGTGTCGGCGACGGTCTCCTCGACCGGGCGGCACCGCAGCCCCGCGGCGGCCGCCGCCGACGTGTCGCTCTCGTGCAGCCCGGCCAGCTCACCGGTCGGGGGCACCCAGATCGGGAGGTCGACCCAGCCGGTGACGCCCTCCTCGGCGAGCAGCTCCGGAGACGCCCACACCAGGCGCGCGTCGGCGCCCGTCGTCGCGAGGCACGCCTCGAGCAGCCCTCGGGTGGTCGTGTGCCCCGTCAGGCTCACGGCGTCGTACGTCCCGTCGCCGGCGCCGCCGCGTACGGTCAGCTCGGCGCGGTCCAGCATCCACGCGCCGAGGTCCCGCCCGTCGACGTACTGCAGCGCGCGCTCGGGCGGCCCCGGCGCGAGCACCTCTCCGCCGTCGGCGATCCGGTTCAGCCACCACGGCAGACGACCGACCACCTCGTACGGACCGATCACGAGTCCTGCTCGCGCGATCAGTGCACGGTCGGCGAAGGTGTCGAGGACGGCGATCTCGGCACCGCGCTTCGCCGCCGCGTAGTCGTCGGACGACGCGCTGTCCGGGTCGCCCGCCACCACGGGCGCGTTCTCGTCGGCTCCCGGCGGGATCGGCCACGCGTACACCGAGCGGCTCGAGACGTAGCCGTAGTGCGCCACCCGCTCGTCCAGCAGACCCGCGGAGTCTCGGACGACGCTCGGCTCCTCGGACCACGTGTCGAGAACGGCGTCCCACGTGTCGCTGCCGAGGACGTCGGTGAACGCCGTGAGGTCCCGCCGATCGGCGAAGCGCCCGTCGACCCCGTCCGCGGGCGCGCCGCTGGCACCGCGGGTCACCGTGGTGACCTCGTGTCCGCGGGCGAGCGCGTCCTCGACGACGGCACGACCGACGTGGTGGGTTCCTCCGAGGACCAGCAGACGCATGCCCTCACCCTCGCCGGGCGCCGTCTCGCCTCGCAAGGGCTTCTGCTCGCCGCGGAACCCGCGTGACTAGGCTGAGCCGCATGAGCACGTACAACCTCGTCCTCCTCCGCCACGGCGAGAGCGACTGGAACCAGAAGAACCTCTTCACCGGGTGGGTCGACGTCGACCTCACCGCGAAGGGGGAGGCCGAGGCTCACGCGGCCGCGCCGCTGCTCGCCGACGCCGGTCTGCTCCCGGACGTCGTGCACACCTCGCTCCTGCGCCGCGCCATCCGTACGGCGCAGATCGCGCTGGACGACGTCGACCGGCACTGGATCCCCGTCCGCCGCTCCTGGCGGCTCAACGAGCGCCACTACGGCGCGCTCCAGGGCAAGGACAAGAAGGCCACGCTGGAGGAGTTCGGCGAGGAGCAGTTCATGCGGTGGCGTCGCTCGTACGACGTGCCGCCGCCGCCGCTGGACGCCGACTCCGAGTTCAGCCAGTTCAACGACGTCCGGTACGCCGACCTCCCGCCGGAGGTGCGGCCCCGCACGGAGGCGCTGGCCAACGTGCTCGACCGCTTCCTCCCGTACTGGTACGACGCGATCGTGCCCGACCTCCTGGTCGGCCGTACGGTCCTCGTCGCCGCGCACGGCAACTCGCTGCGGGCCTTGGTGAAGCACCTCGACGACATGTCCGAGGAGGCCGTCG
Above is a genomic segment from Mumia sp. Pv4-285 containing:
- a CDS encoding phosphoglyceromutase, with the protein product MSTYNLVLLRHGESDWNQKNLFTGWVDVDLTAKGEAEAHAAAPLLADAGLLPDVVHTSLLRRAIRTAQIALDDVDRHWIPVRRSWRLNERHYGALQGKDKKATLEEFGEEQFMRWRRSYDVPPPPLDADSEFSQFNDVRYADLPPEVRPRTEALANVLDRFLPYWYDAIVPDLLVGRTVLVAAHGNSLRALVKHLDDMSEEAVVGLNIPTGMPLHYELDEALRPVTPGGRYLDPEAARAAAEAVANQGR
- a CDS encoding NAD-dependent epimerase/dehydratase family protein, with amino-acid sequence MRLLVLGGTHHVGRAVVEDALARGHEVTTVTRGASGAPADGVDGRFADRRDLTAFTDVLGSDTWDAVLDTWSEEPSVVRDSAGLLDERVAHYGYVSSRSVYAWPIPPGADENAPVVAGDPDSASSDDYAAAKRGAEIAVLDTFADRALIARAGLVIGPYEVVGRLPWWLNRIADGGEVLAPGPPERALQYVDGRDLGAWMLDRAELTVRGGAGDGTYDAVSLTGHTTTRGLLEACLATTGADARLVWASPELLAEEGVTGWVDLPIWVPPTGELAGLHESDTSAAAAAGLRCRPVEETVADTWAWLRTEGAIPSTHPERQPAGIDGETEQRILARLHA
- a CDS encoding Clp protease N-terminal domain-containing protein; this translates as MTETPRTQVPVRLDDLIDAVRRGYDDPLDQLASAVVAGEHLGDIADSLIGHFVDQARRTGASWSQIGQSMGVSKQAAQKRFVARTTASTPAVDMSAGFGQFSEHARRTVVVAQEEARAGSHGETVVGHLVLGLLSQPDALGTRALAAQVEAAAVRAAVANVLPDPVDDVPALIPFDSGAREVLEGTFAQAQRLGHSWVGTEHVLLAVLDHAPVGDVLASTGVDRAAIEAFVVADVAEHVDQEGGA